In Geopsychrobacter electrodiphilus DSM 16401, a single window of DNA contains:
- a CDS encoding GGDEF domain-containing response regulator — MMNQTPKMPGSLVMVSNTDILNADILIVDDLETNVELLEAMLRGAGYTQITTTQDPCSVCALHRENHYDLILLDLRMPDMDGFQVMEGLKELETDGYLPVLAVTAEPTHKLRALRSGAKDFVSKPFDLAEVLMRVRNMVEVRLLHKKARSYVALLEELALNDPLTGLANRRLFDDRITMALVHAQRNRGAMTMIYLDLDGFKAINDTLGHGVGDILLKMVAKRLLIAVRQEDTVARLGGDEFAIALWHVSGAEYAALVAARVIAAVSQPYDIEDHIVDITTSAGVSIYPVNGEDAESLMKSTDQALYLAKAAGKNAYRIAVCADA, encoded by the coding sequence ATGATGAATCAAACGCCGAAGATGCCCGGGAGCCTGGTCATGGTAAGTAACACCGATATCCTGAATGCCGACATTCTGATCGTGGATGATCTGGAAACCAATGTGGAACTGCTTGAAGCAATGCTGCGGGGTGCCGGCTATACGCAAATTACCACAACCCAGGACCCCTGTTCTGTCTGCGCGCTGCACCGTGAAAATCATTACGATTTAATCCTTCTCGATCTGCGCATGCCCGATATGGATGGTTTCCAGGTGATGGAAGGCCTGAAGGAGCTTGAAACGGATGGCTACCTGCCAGTCCTCGCCGTGACCGCCGAACCAACTCACAAGTTACGTGCGCTGCGGAGCGGCGCAAAAGATTTCGTCAGCAAACCCTTCGATTTGGCCGAAGTGTTGATGCGAGTACGTAACATGGTGGAAGTTCGCCTGTTGCATAAGAAGGCTCGCAGTTACGTAGCGTTGCTGGAAGAATTGGCGCTGAATGACCCTCTGACAGGCCTTGCCAACCGTCGACTTTTCGACGACAGGATAACGATGGCCCTGGTTCATGCGCAGAGGAACAGGGGTGCCATGACCATGATTTATCTGGACTTGGATGGCTTCAAGGCGATCAATGATACCCTCGGCCACGGCGTCGGGGATATCTTGCTGAAAATGGTCGCAAAACGCCTGTTGATTGCTGTGCGCCAGGAGGACACCGTGGCGCGCCTTGGGGGTGACGAATTCGCCATCGCCCTGTGGCACGTCAGCGGAGCTGAATATGCGGCCTTGGTGGCGGCCAGAGTAATCGCTGCCGTGTCGCAACCTTATGACATAGAGGATCATATTGTGGACATAACTACCAGCGCCGGGGTCAGTATCTATCCAGTGAATGGCGAGGACGCGGAATCCTTGATGAAGAGCACTGACCAGGCGCTGTACCTGGCCAAAGCGGCAGGGAAGAACGCCTATCGAATCGCAGTGTGCGCTGACGCCTAA
- a CDS encoding ice-binding family protein, translating to MKRFIERKAYLLSMLVLSVFVCTLPAYAGSHHRSSDDNDQNSTSSTSAAGPKAVNLGTAGDFVILTKTGITTTGTTAIVGNMGVSPIVATAMTGFGLIADSTNTFSTSALVTGKIYAADYAPPTPTIMTTAIGDMQTAYTDAAGRINPDFAELGGGDISGKTLLPGLYNWSTDVLITNAGITLAGGPNDIWILQMAGNLTVNNSAMVTLLGGAQAKNIFWQVSGQATLGTAADMKGIILSKTLISMNTGAKLSGRALAQTAVTLIANTVTAP from the coding sequence ATGAAAAGATTTATCGAACGGAAAGCTTATCTTTTATCGATGCTCGTACTGAGTGTTTTTGTCTGCACCCTGCCCGCCTACGCCGGTTCACATCACCGGAGCAGTGACGACAATGACCAAAATTCAACCAGTAGTACCTCCGCTGCAGGGCCCAAGGCCGTAAACCTCGGGACAGCCGGGGATTTTGTTATTCTGACAAAAACCGGAATCACCACCACTGGAACCACGGCAATTGTAGGAAACATGGGTGTTAGTCCTATCGTCGCAACGGCCATGACAGGATTTGGCCTGATTGCCGATTCGACGAATACATTTTCTACCTCGGCCTTGGTCACCGGGAAAATCTACGCAGCCGACTATGCTCCACCGACCCCGACCATAATGACCACCGCAATCGGCGATATGCAAACCGCGTACACCGACGCCGCCGGAAGAATAAATCCTGATTTTGCTGAACTCGGGGGCGGAGATATCAGCGGCAAGACTCTTCTTCCCGGCCTCTACAACTGGAGCACAGACGTTTTAATCACGAACGCCGGCATTACTCTCGCCGGTGGCCCGAATGATATATGGATCCTGCAGATGGCTGGCAATCTAACCGTGAACAACAGCGCCATGGTGACCCTCCTCGGCGGCGCCCAGGCCAAGAACATCTTCTGGCAGGTTTCCGGCCAGGCGACCCTCGGAACAGCGGCTGACATGAAGGGGATCATCCTGAGCAAAACGTTGATTTCCATGAATACCGGCGCAAAACTGAGTGGCAGAGCTTTGGCACAGACCGCAGTTACCTTAATCGCAAATACGGTTACGGCCCCTTAA
- a CDS encoding GIY-YIG nuclease family protein has protein sequence MNWQVYILLCSDESLYTGITTDIERRMAQHLDGTGAKYFRGRKPQRLVYLERGHDRSSVSRREAEIKRMQVNAKRRLIASPLLQTKTATRPKSGADKESAIEV, from the coding sequence ATGAACTGGCAGGTCTACATTCTTCTCTGCTCGGACGAATCACTCTATACCGGCATCACGACGGACATTGAGCGGCGGATGGCTCAACACCTGGATGGAACCGGAGCCAAGTATTTTCGCGGGCGTAAGCCGCAGCGCCTCGTCTATCTGGAGAGGGGACATGACCGCAGCAGCGTCAGTCGGCGGGAGGCTGAAATCAAGCGGATGCAGGTCAACGCCAAGCGACGGCTGATCGCCTCGCCACTGTTACAAACAAAAACAGCGACCAGGCCGAAAAGCGGCGCTGACAAAGAGTCGGCGATTGAGGTTTGA
- a CDS encoding FmdB family zinc ribbon protein — translation MPIYEYQCSGCDTRTEKISRTDVHEIDCPQCNGKARRIVSVVAAKANDSVPGAGCRPSSGFT, via the coding sequence ATGCCGATATATGAATACCAGTGCAGCGGATGTGATACCCGAACTGAAAAAATCAGCCGGACCGACGTGCACGAAATTGACTGCCCGCAATGCAACGGGAAAGCACGACGAATCGTTTCAGTGGTTGCCGCCAAGGCCAATGATTCTGTGCCGGGGGCAGGTTGTCGCCCTTCGTCAGGATTCACCTGA
- a CDS encoding TIGR02266 family protein yields the protein MPEIIVLLVDDVELFLELEKTFLQREGFRILLARNGIEAIALAKEHRPDLVFMDLHMPEMDGDEACRRIKADPEISHTPVVMVTQGSRPTDLERCRQSGCDDFLLKPIKQHHFAEAAHRFLHVRTRVAPRAEARISIRYGEEQNLLSNYSVNLSTGGVFIETEDILLVDSALRIKFVIPGVGREIVCTGRVAWVNHPEKMLNKALPVGLGLQFLDLNEDDRDAIREYIKTRDLQPSW from the coding sequence GTGCCTGAGATCATTGTATTGCTTGTTGATGATGTGGAACTTTTTCTGGAGTTGGAAAAGACCTTTCTTCAGCGGGAGGGGTTTCGAATTTTGCTGGCCCGCAACGGCATTGAGGCCATCGCTCTGGCCAAGGAGCATCGGCCCGATCTGGTATTCATGGATCTCCATATGCCAGAGATGGACGGTGATGAGGCCTGCCGGAGGATCAAGGCGGACCCCGAGATAAGTCACACCCCAGTGGTCATGGTTACTCAGGGTTCCCGACCCACTGATCTGGAGCGTTGTCGCCAGTCAGGCTGTGATGATTTCCTTCTCAAACCGATCAAACAACATCATTTCGCCGAGGCTGCCCACCGTTTCCTGCATGTCCGCACCCGGGTCGCCCCCCGCGCCGAGGCACGCATCAGTATCCGTTATGGTGAGGAGCAGAACCTGTTATCCAACTATTCGGTTAATCTCAGCACCGGAGGAGTCTTCATCGAAACCGAAGATATCCTGCTTGTCGATTCTGCCCTGAGGATTAAATTTGTCATCCCCGGGGTGGGAAGGGAGATCGTCTGCACAGGACGAGTGGCCTGGGTCAATCATCCAGAGAAGATGCTTAATAAGGCACTGCCGGTTGGGCTGGGTCTGCAGTTTCTGGATTTGAATGAGGACGATCGTGATGCCATCCGGGAATATATCAAAACCCGGGATCTTCAACCTTCCTGGTGA
- a CDS encoding universal stress protein, which yields MKNINKILVVSRMTKNCVEAVQQGVSLARKYDAELFLIHVMHNPFGLEGWNLPMVSLKKDYEKLREEAKADLEKLVASEREKGLRVSELVREGEPDREIITVVNDYKIDLMIMLAHEEGRLEHFLFGRSNEELIRRMPCSILLVKKEPGPVDW from the coding sequence ATGAAAAATATCAACAAAATCCTTGTCGTCAGCCGGATGACAAAAAACTGCGTTGAGGCGGTCCAGCAGGGGGTCTCGCTGGCCAGAAAATATGATGCGGAGCTATTTCTCATCCACGTAATGCACAACCCTTTCGGCCTGGAAGGCTGGAATCTGCCGATGGTGTCTCTAAAAAAGGACTACGAGAAGCTGCGCGAGGAAGCCAAAGCGGATCTGGAAAAGTTGGTGGCCAGCGAGCGGGAGAAGGGGCTCAGGGTGTCCGAACTGGTTAGAGAGGGTGAGCCGGACAGGGAGATCATTACTGTAGTAAATGATTACAAGATCGATCTGATGATCATGCTTGCCCACGAAGAAGGGCGGCTTGAGCACTTCCTGTTCGGTCGCAGCAACGAAGAGCTGATCCGCCGCATGCCCTGTTCCATTCTGCTGGTTAAAAAAGAGCCAGGACCAGTGGATTGGTGA
- a CDS encoding CxxxxCH/CxxCH domain c-type cytochrome, with the protein MQKPILISICLFFLTLAGCSGGSNNSAGAGQKIHPASWNNDPLIGHQQNFQGTLSDKTPWTTCANGACHGTTLQGSSGPSCQNAACHNTGTNGWPPAPANHIGYSPASNGTHGLGAKGVTNPALSMGNYCLMCHGTPTNALQTRFNGGFVSNPAILNNANGNCSACHTAATAHPTNWVSTRPGNVVNHNDGNITAHPNIKSDSCALCHNTTSGSPNSSPFPGAPTCFDSGFNGTNNCHPGGPGGAGHVTLAKDGIDYTQPDLHGPDAKANLIYCQTCHATAGGAGSNPRFNIPTGRLSAGSGLGNNIQNGCELCHPIGAAHPTGQDRWTFNTDTAYPTRRTHFAAGLDGTNPRNLSGCSLCHNVTAADSNTSPAKACTTCHLSLTATGPSKGLLCTYCHAAPPAGSADLTGGTGVNHIGILTGGLDVSAIPLHQKCSLCHGASENGTTGQLATAYPADYLLTNYTQATAKTDATYEGGDHLDGNLEMNVGGAGYSRSNTPAYSCTKSCHATEVGHVFTNSGLTLESGNFGSGACNSCHDYPPNGGAWPDGRALSSTNHLSLGPLGRTGAGLTDAQFYANHDVCAVCHGVKGNKTPPTLATARTGAVDLSLSGGDKYLEPDYHNDGKVQMNGYDATVPGADATSDNNARYDGAGGCTNACHPTGTSYKLTPSGANTVQKREFGGGCNACHGYPPTSGAHTKHAGGGSNYSYDCQVCHTSPFDGTTHNQSGMTPGSGTLNPALVNIKAQLGGFGNIPAAGTFDSVTKNCSNTYCHGTGTPTWSPASAVSCGDCHGDANGRPGTPGSGGNHFTPGHSTTATNCDFCHPHNGNDVLQHVNGPADKTNTPYRYVATVGTTGTANNKLGTHTYGNVTLGTEASTLFSYTQSTCSSNAAGCHVSPGKWGGTGACDACHFVGNTVGAPEVTSSSTHVKTTTTGAFGACTDCHSGHVGSGGVTIELPPKNWQNPVDNSETHVTGDMQTALGIDYTTHGGINLGGPGTVNSISTKGTEAEICWSCHDANGIGELASGGGATYKFGVLSTSQTLTANHVSDWTTPNAWRIDAYASILTRPIASVHSVNMSGTVGHSSSVTNNVDASGRVNRGALNGFLPGNASGQGNSSAVVLEDKKYIRCSYCHDVHSLGRNGYKPAGTPYLRGSWLSDPYQADVPPNGDYNVSTNYFIAAQTNGMPRVKAESIGDGYYIDQNSGNPTSGKTLANSAGLCTLCHGSDVDNMDYYTSSSLWRTTNGHSNAAIGGMGSNARNLFDARRGLSTYFMAMQDRISAATNSGTLPWGPILNRTKPDAVRNSGWYGGTVGSITPGGGYSAWYSLNGIGSHTGVSGDLAHEFSCSKCHSPHATGLPALLKTNCLDVQLNAWTNSSNSAVNYNAAQANNCHRKTSTTEGWNNLAPKQ; encoded by the coding sequence ATGCAAAAGCCCATATTGATCTCTATCTGTCTGTTTTTTTTAACCCTCGCCGGTTGCTCAGGTGGTAGCAATAATTCGGCAGGCGCTGGGCAGAAGATTCACCCGGCGTCATGGAACAATGATCCACTGATCGGTCATCAACAGAACTTTCAGGGAACCTTGAGTGACAAGACTCCGTGGACGACCTGTGCCAATGGCGCTTGTCATGGGACCACTTTACAGGGAAGTTCAGGCCCGAGCTGTCAGAATGCAGCTTGTCACAACACTGGTACGAATGGCTGGCCACCGGCCCCTGCAAACCATATCGGCTACAGCCCCGCATCCAACGGGACACACGGTCTGGGGGCCAAGGGTGTGACTAACCCGGCACTAAGCATGGGCAATTACTGCCTCATGTGTCATGGGACACCTACAAATGCACTGCAGACCCGGTTTAATGGCGGGTTCGTGAGTAATCCGGCGATTCTCAATAATGCCAACGGCAACTGCTCCGCCTGTCACACCGCCGCCACGGCTCATCCGACAAACTGGGTGAGCACACGGCCCGGGAATGTTGTGAATCACAATGATGGCAACATCACTGCCCATCCCAACATCAAGAGCGATTCCTGCGCCCTGTGCCACAATACGACCAGTGGCAGCCCAAATAGCAGCCCATTCCCTGGCGCACCGACTTGCTTTGATAGTGGTTTTAATGGAACAAATAACTGTCATCCGGGCGGACCGGGTGGCGCCGGACACGTTACACTTGCCAAGGACGGAATCGACTATACGCAGCCGGATCTCCATGGTCCGGACGCCAAGGCTAACCTGATCTACTGCCAGACCTGTCATGCAACGGCCGGTGGGGCCGGCAGCAATCCGCGCTTCAATATCCCCACGGGCCGTTTGTCAGCAGGGTCAGGGCTCGGCAACAACATTCAAAATGGGTGCGAACTTTGCCACCCGATTGGTGCTGCACACCCGACCGGCCAGGATCGCTGGACCTTTAACACGGATACGGCCTATCCGACCCGGCGCACGCACTTCGCTGCCGGGCTTGACGGAACCAACCCGCGTAACCTCAGTGGCTGTTCGCTCTGCCACAATGTAACGGCTGCGGATAGCAACACGTCGCCGGCCAAGGCCTGTACGACCTGCCATCTCAGCCTGACTGCTACCGGGCCGTCCAAAGGACTCCTCTGCACCTATTGTCATGCCGCGCCGCCTGCCGGTTCAGCTGATCTAACCGGTGGAACAGGGGTTAATCATATCGGAATTCTAACCGGTGGACTTGATGTCAGCGCTATCCCCCTGCACCAGAAGTGCTCGCTCTGTCATGGCGCCAGTGAGAATGGCACAACGGGCCAACTGGCGACGGCGTATCCGGCTGATTATCTTCTGACCAACTACACACAGGCCACGGCGAAGACAGATGCGACTTATGAGGGTGGGGATCACCTCGATGGCAACCTCGAAATGAATGTCGGTGGAGCAGGCTACAGTCGAAGCAACACTCCAGCGTACAGTTGTACCAAATCCTGTCATGCTACCGAAGTGGGCCATGTTTTCACCAACTCGGGCTTGACGCTTGAATCGGGAAATTTCGGCTCCGGGGCCTGCAACAGTTGTCATGATTATCCACCGAACGGGGGTGCCTGGCCTGATGGTCGTGCCTTAAGCAGCACCAATCACCTTTCCCTTGGGCCATTAGGTAGAACAGGCGCCGGACTGACAGATGCCCAGTTCTATGCGAACCATGATGTCTGTGCAGTCTGTCATGGGGTGAAGGGGAACAAGACCCCGCCCACCCTGGCGACGGCCCGAACCGGAGCGGTGGACTTAAGCCTCAGCGGTGGTGATAAATATCTCGAGCCGGATTATCACAACGACGGCAAGGTGCAGATGAATGGTTATGATGCCACCGTACCGGGAGCTGATGCTACGAGTGACAACAATGCCCGCTATGATGGAGCCGGTGGCTGTACGAATGCCTGTCACCCTACAGGGACCAGCTATAAATTGACGCCTTCAGGGGCGAATACTGTCCAGAAGCGAGAATTCGGCGGCGGGTGTAATGCTTGCCACGGATATCCACCAACCTCTGGAGCTCATACAAAACATGCTGGCGGAGGCTCAAACTACTCGTATGATTGTCAAGTTTGTCATACCAGCCCATTCGATGGAACGACGCATAACCAGAGCGGGATGACCCCAGGCTCTGGCACCTTGAACCCTGCGCTCGTGAATATTAAAGCGCAGTTGGGAGGATTCGGGAATATTCCCGCGGCAGGCACTTTTGATTCGGTAACAAAAAATTGTTCCAATACCTATTGTCACGGTACCGGTACGCCCACATGGAGCCCTGCAAGTGCCGTCAGTTGCGGCGACTGCCATGGTGATGCCAATGGCCGCCCGGGGACCCCTGGATCCGGAGGAAACCATTTTACCCCGGGGCACTCGACCACGGCGACCAACTGTGATTTCTGCCATCCGCATAACGGCAATGATGTCCTCCAGCACGTAAACGGGCCTGCAGATAAGACCAATACGCCTTATCGGTATGTGGCCACGGTTGGAACAACAGGGACGGCCAACAACAAACTTGGAACCCATACTTACGGAAACGTCACCCTTGGGACTGAAGCGTCCACTCTGTTCAGCTATACCCAGAGTACCTGCAGTTCCAATGCTGCTGGATGCCACGTCTCTCCTGGCAAATGGGGGGGGACAGGCGCCTGCGATGCCTGCCACTTTGTCGGTAACACCGTCGGTGCGCCAGAGGTAACCTCATCCAGTACGCACGTCAAAACGACAACGACTGGGGCTTTTGGGGCCTGCACTGATTGTCACTCCGGGCATGTTGGCAGCGGCGGGGTCACCATCGAACTTCCGCCGAAAAATTGGCAAAACCCGGTTGATAACAGCGAAACCCACGTGACTGGTGACATGCAGACCGCGCTGGGGATCGACTACACCACGCACGGCGGCATCAACCTCGGTGGACCGGGGACTGTAAACAGCATCAGCACCAAGGGCACTGAAGCCGAAATCTGCTGGAGTTGCCATGATGCCAACGGCATCGGCGAACTGGCAAGCGGCGGTGGAGCGACCTACAAGTTCGGTGTGCTGTCGACCTCGCAAACCCTTACCGCCAACCATGTCTCTGACTGGACCACGCCGAATGCCTGGCGGATTGATGCCTATGCCAGTATCCTGACGCGACCGATTGCTTCGGTCCACTCGGTCAACATGAGCGGCACCGTCGGCCATTCATCGTCAGTGACCAATAACGTCGATGCCAGTGGTCGAGTCAATCGCGGTGCACTCAATGGTTTTCTCCCGGGCAACGCATCAGGGCAAGGAAATTCCAGTGCAGTTGTCCTTGAAGACAAGAAGTACATCCGCTGCAGTTACTGTCATGATGTTCATTCACTCGGACGAAACGGATATAAGCCTGCGGGAACCCCTTATCTGCGCGGTTCCTGGCTGAGCGACCCCTACCAGGCCGATGTGCCGCCGAACGGAGACTATAACGTCTCCACCAATTATTTCATCGCCGCCCAGACCAACGGCATGCCGCGGGTCAAGGCCGAGAGCATCGGTGACGGCTATTATATCGATCAAAACAGTGGTAATCCGACCAGTGGAAAAACCCTGGCAAATTCAGCCGGACTCTGCACCCTGTGTCATGGCAGCGATGTTGACAACATGGATTACTACACCAGCAGCAGCCTGTGGCGCACCACCAACGGTCACAGTAACGCGGCTATCGGTGGCATGGGCAGCAACGCGCGTAATCTATTCGATGCCCGCCGTGGCCTTTCCACCTATTTCATGGCAATGCAGGACAGGATCAGCGCAGCCACCAACAGCGGAACGCTGCCCTGGGGGCCGATCCTGAACCGTACCAAACCGGATGCCGTACGTAATTCGGGTTGGTACGGAGGCACGGTCGGGTCGATCACCCCTGGAGGTGGTTATAGTGCCTGGTACAGTTTGAATGGTATCGGGAGTCACACCGGAGTTTCCGGCGACCTGGCGCATGAGTTCAGCTGTTCGAAGTGCCATAGTCCGCATGCGACCGGTCTGCCTGCACTACTGAAAACCAACTGCCTTGATGTCCAGTTGAACGCCTGGACCAACTCAAGCAACTCGGCGGTCAATTACAATGCTGCCCAGGCTAACAACTGCCACCGCAAGACCAGCACCACCGAAGGTTGGAACAATTTGGCCCCGAAGCAGTAA
- a CDS encoding BatD family protein, which translates to MVNRWRIVLIPLLVFILWGSGARAATVQAVADRDRIAAGESLQLQLRVDGSPDGEPDLSALEKNWEILNRSQSSQVQIVNGSFSRSVVYSLTLMPRGHGTVMVPAVCFGKDCSLPLPIEISKTPAKGSGSNDALLLETEVSPHKIVTQGQLLFKVSLLRRVDLLDGQLNEPQPTGMSAVVKKLGDDRSYETRRNGQLYQVIERDYAIFPQGVGTMQIPALQFDGSIAAGRTRFDPFGQQGKRVRRTSQPLQVEVLSLPADIGRRSWIPANSLDLQDDWQKHPPKLTVGEPATRTLHLGASGVMAAQLPELKPEMPAEFKTYPDQPKRKDLQSSSGITGVLEQKIAIVPTRAGKFTLPAIDLDWWDVTSGRWQKAHLDAVDLEVAPSTDAALTSPASPAPPPVVRPSGEPSVAENSLPAAPAPASPAAVHPLSGFWPWLSLALGLGWLLTLVLLWRLWRRAQPSPKPSVVDLQPTEKSARKAVVQAARRNDPQTTRQALRVWTHILWPAAQGSAYEQLAQAADPILRQELDALDQCLYGVSGSEWDGQALADLIANWQATSNAVITARLPDLYP; encoded by the coding sequence ATGGTAAACAGATGGCGTATTGTTCTTATCCCTCTGCTGGTCTTTATTCTCTGGGGGAGCGGTGCTCGGGCGGCGACGGTTCAGGCCGTGGCCGACCGCGACCGGATTGCCGCCGGCGAAAGCCTGCAATTGCAACTTCGGGTCGACGGCAGCCCCGATGGTGAACCTGACCTGAGCGCACTGGAGAAGAACTGGGAGATCCTCAACCGGTCCCAGAGCAGCCAGGTGCAGATTGTCAATGGCAGCTTTAGCCGCTCAGTGGTTTACAGCCTGACCCTGATGCCCCGCGGCCATGGGACCGTGATGGTTCCGGCGGTCTGCTTCGGCAAGGATTGTTCACTCCCGCTGCCGATTGAGATTTCGAAGACTCCGGCCAAGGGGAGCGGCTCAAATGATGCGCTGCTGCTGGAGACCGAGGTCAGTCCGCATAAAATTGTGACCCAGGGGCAACTGTTATTCAAGGTGAGCCTGCTCAGGCGCGTCGACCTGCTTGACGGCCAGTTGAACGAACCACAGCCGACCGGCATGTCTGCGGTGGTCAAGAAACTGGGAGACGATCGCAGTTATGAAACCCGTCGTAATGGCCAGCTCTATCAGGTGATCGAACGCGACTACGCGATTTTCCCGCAGGGGGTGGGGACGATGCAGATTCCCGCGTTGCAGTTTGATGGCAGCATCGCCGCCGGCCGCACGCGTTTCGATCCTTTTGGCCAGCAGGGGAAGCGGGTGCGGCGCACCTCTCAGCCGCTGCAGGTCGAGGTTTTGTCGCTGCCAGCAGACATCGGCCGTCGCTCGTGGATTCCGGCCAACAGTCTTGATCTGCAAGATGACTGGCAGAAACATCCGCCCAAACTGACCGTCGGTGAGCCGGCGACGCGCACCCTGCACCTGGGCGCCAGCGGCGTAATGGCGGCCCAGCTGCCGGAGTTGAAACCGGAGATGCCGGCCGAATTTAAAACCTATCCTGATCAACCCAAGCGTAAAGATCTGCAGAGCAGCAGCGGGATTACCGGGGTGCTGGAACAGAAGATAGCCATAGTCCCGACCCGGGCCGGCAAGTTTACCCTGCCGGCCATTGACCTCGACTGGTGGGATGTCACCAGCGGCCGCTGGCAGAAGGCTCATCTCGATGCCGTTGACCTTGAGGTCGCGCCGTCAACCGATGCAGCACTCACCAGCCCGGCATCGCCCGCACCTCCGCCAGTAGTACGCCCGTCTGGCGAGCCGTCGGTCGCAGAGAATTCCTTGCCCGCCGCACCAGCACCTGCGAGCCCTGCTGCAGTCCACCCACTGTCCGGTTTCTGGCCCTGGCTCAGTCTCGCTCTGGGGCTCGGCTGGTTATTGACTCTGGTCCTGCTCTGGCGTCTGTGGCGGCGCGCTCAGCCCAGTCCAAAGCCGTCCGTTGTCGATCTTCAGCCCACCGAAAAGTCGGCCCGCAAGGCGGTGGTGCAAGCTGCCCGGCGCAACGATCCCCAGACGACGCGGCAGGCATTGCGGGTTTGGACACATATTCTCTGGCCCGCAGCGCAGGGGAGTGCTTATGAACAGTTGGCACAGGCCGCCGATCCGATCCTGCGTCAGGAGTTGGATGCCCTCGATCAGTGTCTGTATGGGGTTTCAGGTAGTGAATGGGATGGTCAGGCGTTGGCTGATCTTATCGCCAACTGGCAAGCGACTTCGAATGCCGTAATTACTGCGCGGTTGCCGGACCTGTATCCCTGA